A part of Tessaracoccus timonensis genomic DNA contains:
- the bcp gene encoding thioredoxin-dependent thiol peroxidase: MVARLTHGSPAPAFTLPNQRGEEVSLTDFAGQAVILYFYPAAMTPGCTTQAVDFSASLEELASAGYAVLGCSPDTVEKLAKFTEKSELSVTLLADPSLEVTNAYAAFGTKKLYGKEIEGIIRSTFVIDVDDDGNGTVRVAQYNVRATGHVAKLRRELGV; this comes from the coding sequence ATGGTTGCTCGTCTGACTCATGGATCCCCCGCACCGGCATTCACTTTGCCGAATCAACGAGGGGAAGAGGTGTCGCTCACCGACTTCGCCGGCCAAGCCGTCATCCTCTATTTCTACCCCGCAGCAATGACGCCCGGCTGCACCACCCAGGCCGTCGATTTCTCCGCGTCGCTCGAAGAGCTCGCCAGCGCAGGCTACGCGGTGCTCGGCTGCTCACCAGACACGGTCGAGAAGCTCGCCAAATTCACGGAGAAATCCGAGCTCAGCGTCACCCTGCTCGCCGACCCCAGCCTCGAGGTCACCAACGCCTACGCCGCGTTCGGCACGAAGAAGCTGTACGGCAAAGAGATCGAGGGCATCATCCGTTCCACGTTCGTGATTGACGTCGACGACGATGGCAACGGCACGGTGCGCGTCGCCCAATACAACGTGCGGGCGACGGGGCACGTCGCGAAACTGCGTCGGGAGCTGGGCGTCTGA
- a CDS encoding IMPACT family protein — translation MQRAGDGARRETASGAGRLTSYRTVDAPLGGGVDVELEIKRSRFLTRIRRVDDEASARAVVEERRAAMHDARHHCSAFILGPDGRTGGSSDDGEPGGTAGMPMFTTLQHNNLTDVVAVVTRYFGGIKLGAGGLVRAYSDAVQQGIEAAGVREVRLARLLRVDVDYADAGTVENQLRTLQLPSGRPVEVTDVAWGNQAHITVGVDAECVDEFHAALQTLSAGSLDAQPAGERWVG, via the coding sequence ATACAACGTGCGGGCGACGGGGCACGTCGCGAAACTGCGTCGGGAGCTGGGCGTCTGACCAGCTACCGCACCGTCGACGCCCCGCTGGGCGGCGGGGTCGACGTCGAACTCGAAATCAAACGCAGCCGGTTCCTCACCCGTATCCGCCGCGTCGACGACGAAGCCTCCGCGCGCGCTGTCGTCGAGGAGCGTCGCGCCGCCATGCACGACGCGCGCCACCACTGCTCGGCGTTCATCCTCGGCCCCGACGGGCGCACCGGCGGCAGCTCCGACGACGGCGAACCCGGCGGCACTGCTGGGATGCCCATGTTCACCACGCTGCAGCACAACAACCTCACCGACGTAGTGGCCGTCGTCACGCGCTATTTCGGCGGCATCAAGCTCGGCGCCGGCGGGCTCGTGCGGGCGTACTCCGACGCGGTCCAGCAAGGCATCGAGGCGGCCGGAGTGCGCGAGGTGCGGCTCGCCCGGCTGCTGCGCGTCGACGTCGACTACGCCGACGCGGGCACCGTCGAGAATCAGCTGCGGACCCTCCAGCTGCCCTCCGGCAGGCCCGTCGAGGTGACCGACGTGGCGTGGGGCAACCAGGCCCACATCACCGTCGGCGTCGACGCGGAGTGCGTCGACGAGTTCCACGCCGCGCTGCAGACCCTCTCCGCAGGCTCGCTCGACGCGCAGCCCGCGGGCGAGCGCTGGGTCGGGTGA
- a CDS encoding GNAT family N-acetyltransferase produces the protein MTNLQLHANDVPGRDEVLHLYDAVGWSAYTNDPEKLMRGLHHSLRVVTARADGRLVGLARVVGDGETIVYLQDILVLPKMQRTGIGRRLFEAAFSPYAGVRQHVLITDQEPRQRAFYEAMGFKEIGEADGRAFVRYQH, from the coding sequence ATGACGAATCTCCAGCTTCACGCCAATGACGTTCCAGGCCGGGACGAGGTGCTTCACCTCTACGACGCGGTGGGCTGGAGCGCCTACACGAACGACCCGGAGAAGCTGATGCGCGGGCTGCATCACAGCCTGCGTGTCGTCACCGCACGGGCCGACGGGAGACTCGTCGGGCTCGCGCGGGTGGTGGGCGACGGCGAGACCATCGTGTATTTGCAAGACATTCTGGTGCTCCCTAAGATGCAGAGAACGGGGATCGGCAGGCGACTGTTCGAGGCCGCGTTTTCCCCCTATGCAGGTGTGCGACAGCACGTGCTCATCACCGATCAGGAACCGCGCCAGCGTGCCTTCTACGAGGCGATGGGCTTCAAGGAGATCGGCGAAGCTGACGGCCGAGCATTCGTGCGCTACCAACACTGA
- a CDS encoding co-chaperone GroES — protein MLHDRVLVDAESGDHERKSGGGILIPATVQMGKRLAWAQVVSAGPSVRAVEVGDRVLFDPEDRAEVELNARRYVLLRERDIHAVAAERLDDAGTGLYL, from the coding sequence ATGCTGCACGACCGGGTGCTCGTCGACGCCGAATCCGGCGACCACGAGCGCAAAAGCGGTGGAGGCATCCTGATTCCAGCCACTGTCCAGATGGGCAAGCGCCTGGCCTGGGCGCAAGTGGTGTCTGCCGGCCCGAGCGTGCGCGCCGTCGAAGTGGGAGACCGAGTGCTGTTCGATCCCGAAGACCGAGCCGAGGTGGAGCTGAACGCCCGTCGCTACGTGCTGCTGCGCGAGCGCGACATCCACGCCGTCGCCGCCGAGCGCCTCGACGACGCCGGCACCGGGCTGTACCTGTAA
- a CDS encoding carbohydrate ABC transporter permease, protein MSINQRAVPAALAGAAIETGSRPKRRPSWRRHRGAVVRHILLILGALVSVFPFYWMFVLASQPSSVIYKFPPVMTPGDRLDDNVGAIMDKINIWAAMSNTAFVAISVTVLVLFISSLAAFAFAKYEFPGKRILFGLVLATFLLPAQLATIPQFLFMSKLGWVGSLKALIFPSLASAFGVFWLRQYASNAIPRELLEAARIDNCGFWRQYLHVCLPTIRPALAFLGMFSFIGAWNDFMWPLIVLNDPSKLTLQVALSQLKTAHGTDYGMLMASSLISVVPLIIIFALGSKQFIAGITEGAVKG, encoded by the coding sequence ATGTCTATCAACCAGCGCGCAGTGCCGGCAGCTCTGGCAGGCGCAGCCATTGAAACCGGCTCCCGCCCGAAGCGTCGGCCGTCGTGGCGCCGCCATCGGGGTGCGGTGGTACGCCACATTTTGCTCATCCTGGGCGCACTCGTTTCCGTGTTCCCCTTCTACTGGATGTTTGTGCTGGCGTCCCAGCCCTCGTCGGTGATTTACAAGTTCCCACCGGTGATGACGCCTGGCGATCGCCTCGACGACAACGTCGGCGCGATCATGGACAAGATCAACATCTGGGCGGCCATGTCGAACACCGCGTTCGTGGCCATTAGCGTGACGGTGCTCGTGCTCTTCATTTCGTCGCTGGCAGCGTTCGCCTTTGCCAAGTACGAGTTCCCGGGCAAACGGATTCTGTTTGGCCTCGTGCTCGCGACGTTCCTCCTCCCGGCACAGCTCGCGACGATTCCCCAGTTCCTGTTCATGAGCAAGCTGGGCTGGGTTGGGTCGCTCAAGGCGCTCATCTTCCCCTCCCTGGCGAGCGCATTTGGTGTGTTTTGGCTTCGTCAGTACGCGTCGAATGCCATTCCGCGCGAGCTGCTGGAAGCCGCCCGCATTGATAACTGTGGATTCTGGCGGCAGTACCTCCACGTGTGCCTGCCCACCATTCGCCCTGCGCTCGCGTTCCTGGGCATGTTCTCGTTCATCGGCGCATGGAACGACTTCATGTGGCCGTTGATTGTGTTGAACGACCCCAGCAAGCTCACGTTGCAGGTAGCGCTGTCGCAGTTGAAGACCGCACACGGCACTGATTACGGCATGCTGATGGCGTCGTCGCTCATCTCCGTCGTGCCGCTCATCATCATCTTTGCGCTCGGCTCGAAGCAGTTCATTGCCGGCATCACCGAAGGTGCGGTCAAGGGATAG
- a CDS encoding DUF3618 domain-containing protein — protein sequence MAKERTVEDIRAELAGTRANLKSSIAGFRESVEPKNVAKQSVAEVKQFAQNEFNEAKKQFVHEDGSIRTQRILAIAGAVVGVVAFAVTLNALSKRGQLNSAKAKKAITAK from the coding sequence ATGGCTAAGGAGCGCACCGTCGAAGACATTCGCGCCGAACTCGCCGGCACGCGAGCGAACTTGAAGTCTTCGATTGCCGGATTCCGTGAATCCGTCGAGCCGAAGAACGTCGCCAAACAGAGCGTGGCCGAGGTGAAACAGTTTGCCCAGAACGAGTTCAACGAGGCGAAGAAACAGTTCGTGCACGAGGACGGCAGCATCCGCACCCAGCGCATCCTTGCTATCGCGGGCGCGGTGGTCGGCGTCGTGGCGTTCGCGGTGACGCTCAACGCACTGTCGAAGCGCGGCCAGCTCAACTCGGCCAAGGCGAAGAAGGCGATCACGGCCAAGTGA
- a CDS encoding DEAD/DEAH box helicase yields MRLPPRGTQNIAPSSPSLSPRTRAWDDGGIMTLTSLLEHTPNTPDALYDAFVGWAEQDGFSLYPHQDEALLAILSGANVIVTTPTGSGKSMIATAAHFSALAGRGRTYYTAPIKALVSEKFFALVDQFGADLVGMVTGDASVNPEAPIIACTAEILANIALREGRDADVDQVVMDEFHFIADPDRGWAWQVPLVELPQAQFIIMSATLGDTTSLQSTLTRTTGRDIVEISDAQRPVPLTYAWQTTPIHETIQTLVEEQKAPVYIVHSTQSLAVEQAQSVLSLGAAKPSKERVEQLKAALHGFKFSSGFGTTLRKLLLQGIAVHHAGMLPKYRRLVEQLAQQGLLQVICGTDTLGVGINVPIRAVLFTTLTKFDGRRQRHLRSREFHQIAGRAGRAGFDSIGYVIAQAPEHEVENERILKKFAGNEKKLKSVRRKKPPEGFVNYTEATFTKLIEAAPEELHPRMRITHSFILNLLERDEDVSQAVIRLVDSVSPDKAMRRRLLRRAVSLTRSLLAAEIITRVPNPQPGGRVYQLDVDLQNDFALNQPLSALALAYMETMDDTEPGYALDTISVIEATLEDPLTILLAQQHRERGEVIGELKADGVEYDERMDIVEEVTWPKPLGEELEQAHREAGEKHPWLMETPIRPKSIVRDMVERGMTFAEYVAHLKIQRSEGLLLRYITDCYRALRQTVPEGFRTEELADLIAWLGELTRLVDSSLLDEWAQLTAMSGAELEVADAPAPPSRPVTGNERAFRVLVRNAMWRRVELMSADDVDALAALDAGGPMTKMAWDEALGDYWDEHDDLYTDADARGPQFFEVEHQKGSRVWLVRQIIDDPEGNHDWSVTARVDLDASDDAGELVIQSLSFSRQD; encoded by the coding sequence ATGCGCTTGCCACCGCGCGGTACCCAGAATATTGCACCTTCTTCGCCGTCGCTTTCCCCTCGGACGCGGGCATGGGACGATGGAGGCATCATGACTCTCACCAGCTTGCTCGAGCACACCCCCAACACACCCGACGCACTCTACGACGCGTTCGTCGGCTGGGCGGAGCAGGACGGGTTCAGCTTGTACCCGCACCAGGATGAGGCGCTGCTGGCCATCTTGTCGGGCGCGAACGTGATTGTTACCACCCCGACGGGCTCGGGTAAGTCGATGATCGCCACCGCCGCGCATTTCTCGGCGCTCGCAGGCAGGGGACGCACGTACTACACGGCCCCTATTAAGGCGCTAGTCAGCGAGAAGTTCTTCGCGCTCGTCGATCAGTTCGGCGCCGACCTGGTGGGTATGGTGACGGGAGACGCGTCGGTGAATCCCGAGGCCCCCATCATCGCCTGCACGGCGGAGATCCTCGCGAACATCGCGCTGCGCGAAGGCCGCGATGCCGACGTCGACCAGGTGGTGATGGACGAGTTCCACTTCATCGCCGACCCCGACCGCGGCTGGGCCTGGCAGGTGCCGCTCGTGGAGCTCCCCCAGGCGCAATTCATCATCATGTCGGCCACGCTGGGCGACACCACGTCGCTGCAATCCACCCTGACCCGCACGACCGGGAGGGACATCGTCGAGATTTCCGACGCTCAGCGCCCCGTGCCGCTCACCTACGCGTGGCAGACGACGCCGATCCACGAGACCATCCAAACGCTGGTCGAGGAGCAGAAAGCGCCGGTCTACATCGTGCATTCGACGCAGTCGCTGGCGGTGGAGCAGGCGCAGTCGGTACTGAGCTTGGGCGCGGCCAAACCGTCGAAGGAGCGGGTCGAGCAGCTCAAGGCGGCCCTTCATGGGTTCAAGTTCTCGAGCGGCTTCGGCACGACGCTCAGGAAGCTCCTGCTTCAGGGCATCGCGGTGCATCACGCGGGCATGCTGCCGAAGTATCGCCGCCTGGTGGAGCAACTCGCCCAGCAAGGACTGCTGCAGGTGATCTGCGGCACCGACACCCTGGGCGTCGGCATCAACGTGCCCATCCGCGCGGTGTTGTTCACCACGCTGACGAAGTTCGACGGGCGCCGCCAACGCCACCTGCGCTCGCGCGAGTTCCACCAGATCGCGGGGCGTGCCGGGCGGGCGGGCTTCGACTCCATCGGCTACGTCATCGCGCAAGCACCCGAGCACGAGGTGGAGAACGAGCGCATCCTCAAGAAATTTGCTGGCAACGAGAAGAAGCTGAAATCGGTGCGGCGCAAGAAGCCGCCAGAGGGGTTCGTCAACTACACCGAGGCGACGTTCACAAAGCTGATCGAAGCCGCGCCGGAGGAGCTGCATCCCAGGATGCGGATCACGCACTCGTTCATACTCAACCTGCTGGAGCGCGACGAGGACGTCAGCCAGGCGGTGATCCGCCTGGTGGATTCCGTGTCGCCCGACAAGGCCATGCGACGTCGACTGCTACGTCGGGCGGTGTCGCTCACGCGCTCGCTGCTCGCGGCGGAGATCATCACCCGAGTGCCGAATCCGCAGCCGGGCGGGCGCGTCTACCAGCTCGACGTCGACCTGCAGAACGATTTTGCGCTGAACCAGCCGCTGTCGGCGCTCGCGCTGGCGTACATGGAGACGATGGACGACACCGAGCCTGGCTACGCGCTGGACACGATCAGCGTCATCGAAGCAACCCTCGAGGACCCGCTCACCATCTTGCTGGCCCAGCAGCACCGTGAGCGCGGCGAGGTGATCGGCGAGCTCAAGGCCGACGGCGTCGAGTACGACGAGCGCATGGACATCGTCGAGGAGGTGACCTGGCCGAAGCCCCTTGGTGAGGAGCTGGAGCAGGCGCACCGGGAGGCCGGCGAGAAGCACCCGTGGTTGATGGAGACCCCGATCCGGCCAAAATCGATCGTGCGCGACATGGTGGAGCGCGGCATGACGTTCGCCGAGTACGTTGCGCACCTCAAGATTCAGCGCTCGGAGGGCCTGCTGCTGCGGTACATCACCGACTGCTACCGCGCCCTGCGCCAAACCGTGCCCGAGGGGTTCCGTACCGAGGAGCTGGCCGACCTCATCGCCTGGCTGGGCGAGCTCACGCGGCTGGTGGATTCGTCGCTGCTCGATGAGTGGGCGCAGCTCACCGCCATGTCGGGTGCCGAGCTGGAGGTGGCCGACGCGCCGGCGCCGCCGTCGCGCCCCGTCACCGGTAACGAGCGGGCGTTTCGGGTGCTGGTGCGCAACGCCATGTGGCGGCGGGTTGAGCTCATGTCTGCCGACGACGTCGACGCGCTGGCCGCGCTGGATGCGGGCGGCCCCATGACGAAGATGGCGTGGGACGAGGCGCTCGGCGATTATTGGGATGAGCACGAC